A genome region from bacterium includes the following:
- a CDS encoding ABC transporter substrate-binding protein — MTENQMHVALQVLRGRMSRRELLRQAALLGISAPAALALVERPRAAEAAGKVVNLAGYGGVSNDAIRTAWAEPFEKLTGIHVNLGANASLALAKLQAQSGNPQWDIVGLDGSEMPTAVKQGLLERIDTHKVDMSKVPFYLKTPYGFKYSVYLFTKAYDQRKIPDANAPQTWKDFWDTGRYPMKRSVYQNVADGSILEAALMADGVPVSQVYPLDVERALKSLDRLGKRNIIWHSANQQPIQQLTSGEVALATAFSGRVIVARRDGAKLQYTLDQDVASGSYFPVIKGAPNKEAALAFLNFVATNDVGAATYMSLLTYATGNAAAVRLVPPEVADQLPTSPKLKGKILYKDENWWADNLEKTVIRFKEWQAA, encoded by the coding sequence ATGACCGAGAATCAGATGCACGTGGCGCTGCAGGTGCTCCGGGGACGGATGAGCCGGCGCGAGCTTCTCCGGCAGGCAGCCCTGCTGGGTATCTCCGCGCCGGCCGCGCTGGCGCTCGTCGAGCGGCCGCGGGCCGCGGAGGCCGCCGGCAAGGTCGTCAACCTCGCGGGGTACGGCGGCGTCTCCAACGATGCGATCCGCACGGCCTGGGCCGAGCCGTTCGAAAAGCTGACCGGCATCCACGTCAACCTGGGCGCGAACGCCTCGCTCGCCCTCGCCAAGCTGCAGGCGCAGTCGGGGAACCCGCAGTGGGACATCGTGGGCCTCGACGGCAGCGAGATGCCGACGGCGGTGAAGCAGGGACTCCTCGAGCGCATCGACACGCACAAGGTCGATATGTCCAAGGTGCCCTTCTACCTCAAGACGCCGTACGGGTTCAAGTACTCCGTTTACCTGTTCACGAAGGCGTACGACCAGCGGAAGATCCCGGACGCCAACGCGCCCCAGACCTGGAAGGACTTCTGGGATACCGGCCGCTACCCGATGAAGCGGTCCGTGTACCAGAACGTCGCCGACGGCAGCATCCTCGAGGCGGCGTTGATGGCGGACGGCGTGCCGGTGTCGCAGGTGTACCCGCTCGACGTGGAGCGGGCGCTGAAGAGCCTGGACCGGCTCGGCAAGCGCAACATCATCTGGCACAGCGCGAATCAGCAGCCGATCCAGCAGTTAACGTCGGGCGAGGTAGCGCTCGCGACGGCGTTCAGCGGCCGGGTCATCGTCGCCCGCCGGGACGGTGCGAAGCTCCAGTACACTCTCGATCAGGACGTCGCGTCCGGATCGTACTTCCCCGTGATCAAAGGCGCGCCGAACAAAGAGGCCGCGCTGGCGTTCCTGAACTTCGTCGCGACGAACGACGTCGGCGCGGCGACCTACATGTCGCTCCTGACCTACGCGACCGGGAACGCCGCGGCCGTCCGCCTGGTGCCGCCGGAGGTAGCCGATCAGCTGCCGACCAGCCCCAAGCTCAAGGGCAAGATCCTCTACAAGGACGAGAACTGGTGGGCGGACAACCTCGAGAAGACGGTCATCCGGTTCAAGGAGTGGCAGGCCGCCTGA
- a CDS encoding glycine/betaine/sarcosine/D-proline family reductase selenoprotein B, producing MAFRVVHYLNQFYGGIGGEAEADAPFTVREGPVGPGRRLEQALGGDGRVVATLVCGDNAFHERRDETLAKITAAAREWAPDVLVAGPAFASGRYGLACAAVASRVGAELRIPALAGMHRDNPGAQPLDPPIYIVPTGETSVEMDAALEGMARLARRLRSGQRLGPARTEGYLPRGIRRNTGTGRPAAARAVDLLLGRLGGAAVETELPIEVRDRVAPPPPVADLAHATIALVTEAGVVPKGNPDGIEAARATRWARYSIEGMERLRPGDYESIHGGYDNAWVNQDANRVLPVDALRAMEHERLIGRLHPEYFVTCGSIGNPTEMRRMGREIAREIAAAGVTAVILPATUGTGTRSGATLGKEIERIGIPAVVCTCLFTVATRVGANRILRAGRFHHPFGDPNRTPEGEFLWRRQVVEAALRALTVPVEQPTTFEVAEYVMR from the coding sequence ATGGCATTCCGCGTGGTGCATTACCTCAACCAATTCTACGGCGGCATCGGCGGAGAAGCGGAGGCGGACGCGCCGTTCACGGTGCGCGAGGGGCCGGTGGGACCGGGCCGGCGGCTCGAGCAGGCCCTCGGCGGGGATGGACGCGTGGTCGCCACGCTCGTGTGCGGCGACAACGCCTTCCACGAGCGCCGCGACGAGACGCTTGCCAAGATCACCGCCGCGGCGCGGGAGTGGGCGCCCGACGTGCTCGTTGCCGGCCCCGCCTTCGCCTCGGGACGGTACGGCCTGGCGTGCGCCGCCGTCGCCTCGCGGGTGGGCGCGGAGCTGCGCATCCCCGCGCTCGCCGGCATGCACCGCGATAACCCCGGCGCCCAGCCCCTCGACCCGCCGATCTACATCGTGCCGACCGGCGAGACGAGCGTGGAGATGGACGCGGCGCTCGAGGGAATGGCGCGGCTGGCCCGCCGGCTGCGCTCGGGGCAGCGGCTCGGACCGGCGCGGACCGAAGGCTACTTGCCGCGGGGCATCCGCCGCAACACGGGCACCGGCCGCCCCGCGGCCGCGCGCGCCGTCGACCTGCTGCTCGGCCGGCTCGGGGGCGCGGCCGTCGAGACCGAGCTGCCGATCGAAGTGCGCGATCGGGTCGCCCCGCCGCCGCCGGTGGCCGATCTCGCGCACGCCACGATCGCCCTCGTCACGGAGGCGGGCGTGGTCCCAAAGGGCAATCCCGACGGCATCGAAGCCGCGCGGGCCACGCGCTGGGCCCGGTACAGCATCGAGGGCATGGAGCGGCTCCGGCCGGGAGACTACGAGTCGATCCACGGCGGGTACGACAATGCATGGGTCAATCAGGACGCGAACCGCGTCCTGCCGGTGGACGCGCTGCGGGCGATGGAGCACGAGCGGTTGATCGGACGCCTCCATCCCGAGTACTTCGTCACCTGCGGCAGCATCGGCAATCCCACCGAAATGCGCCGCATGGGCCGGGAGATCGCCCGGGAGATCGCCGCGGCCGGGGTGACCGCGGTGATCTTGCCGGCCACCTGAGGGACCGGCACGCGTAGCGGCGCTACGCTTGGAAAAGAGATTGAACGGATCGGCATCCCCGCGGTCGTCTGCACCTGTCTGTTCACCGTGGCGACGCGCGTCGGGGCGAACCGGATCCTGCGGGCCGGCCGCTTCCACCATCCCTTCGGCGACCCGAACCGCACGCCGGAGGGTGAGTTTCTCTGGCGGCGGCAGGTCGTCGAGGCCGCCCTGCGGGCGCTGACCGTACCCGTCGAGCAGCCGACGACGTTTGAAGTGGCCGAGTACGTGATGCGGTAG